The nucleotide sequence GTGGCAAAGAAAATGCCCTACAGCCCCTACAGCATGGAAATATTGCTAGCCAAGCTCAACAGATTCCGGAAAAACTGCTGCAGCCCCAAGGACTTGTGACCTCAACCCCGGTTGTAGTCAACAAGGAAGCCCCAATGATGCCATCTATGAGGGAAGTAGgaggaaaaaatgaaaatagtcAAGGATCATCCTCAAAAGAAGATAGCAACGAGAAGACTGACTCCCGGCATAGGGAGCAAAAATCCAAGCCGGAGGGAGCATCTGCAGAGACTGAGAAATCTAAGAAGGTCTGGTCATTGAGCAACTTTGACATTGGACGCCTCCTGGGACGTGGGAAATTTGGAAATGTATATATTGCGCGTGAGAAGGAAACTAAGTTCGTGGTAGCGCTGAAAGTGTTGTTCAAGAAGCAGATTCAGGACTCCGGGGTTGAGCATCAAGTACGTAGGGAGATTGAGATTCAGTCTCACTTGAGACATAGCAATATTCTCCGGATGTACGGATACTTTCATGATGATGCTCGGATTTATTTAATCCTTGAATATGCGCCCAAGGGAACCCTTTTTGCCGCTCAGAAGCAACAGCCAAATAATCGCTTTGAGGAGGCACAAACAGCCGGCTATATTAAGTCTCTGGCATCAGCTCTAATCTATCTGCATGAGAAAAATGTCATTCATCGTGACATCAAGCCAGAAAATCTCCTTCTGGGGTACAAAGGGGAATTAAAAATTGCAGACTTTGGATGGTCAGTTCACGAAATGAATTCTATGCGGACAACACTCTGTGGCACGCTGGATTATCTACCACCAGAAATGATTCAGGGCAAGCCTCACACCAAGACTGTTGATCTCTGGAATCTTGGAGTGCTTTGCTACGAATTGCTGTGCGGTGAGGCTCCTTTTATGGCTGAAGGATATGCTGAAACCTACAAAAAGATCTCTCGTCTCGACTACAAAGTCCCACCGTATGTCTCCAAGCCGGCCGTTCACTTAATGTCACAGCTTCTTGTACTCAATCCAGATGGACGTCTTCCACTGCCTCAAGTGATGATGCATCCGTGGATCCTTCTCCATACCACCGCATCCTAGATTTCTCTACATTCTGCCCAGTTAATATCtcgttgaaaaaatatatacctTTTTAGATgtgaaagagattttttttgtcagaGAGAGATTTATTGAGGAGCTTTTTGCTGCTGCAGATACATTGAAGCCATTTGTTCAATATCGTCAAGACTGAGCTGGGACATTCGCTTCGAGAAATCCTCCATGAAGGCCTTTGTGAGCCTGTCTGCCTGTTCAGTAGTGTAAAATTTCAGGAAACTTCTGTGAATGGCTTCCTCAAGGGTGTCTGGCTTCTTCATCAGCAACATCAATTTTGTTCCATCCTTGATATCATAGGATTTCAGTGTGCGATTATTTACTAAAGCCACTCCCATTCGGAGGACTTTCTGATGAGTTACTGGAACATTCATGCTCTCGGCAATTTTTACTTTAAGATCCTGGACAAGGGCTTGTTCAGAGAtctgaaaacataaaaaaaacatttgcattaaaaagttaaaaattctCCGGAGGAATCTTTGGAAATCGTACCTCAATGTCACATCCTGTTCCTTGGAGTTGCTTCACCGTCACCTTCATCGTGTCCTCTGTTGATTCTCTTGGGGATTTCTGGAATTCATGGACCAAGTCCAAACAAAAAAACTGACGTGCAAAACGAAAACAGGAAGTTGCACTGACAGCGTAGTTGGCGTTCCGGAGTGTCTTTCGGAAAAACAATCAGCTCATCAGCTGATGGAATCAGCCGCAAGCAGGTTTATAAAAACGCTCCAGTTTGTATTTGGCCAGGTAAAAAGCCAGGAATTGCATTAAATGCTTTTGGAGAAGTGTCTTTTGTGTTCAGTGAGCTCTGTGTACTGAAAATAGCTGCAATATTTTCCATCCTTTTTAGCAGCTAAAAGTGGAATTTCGATCAACATAACCTAGAAAAGGTAGTGCTGTTTTGTTCTGGATATTTGTGTGATAAAAATGTCCTGTCCACTGTTACTTGATGCAGAAAAGTACAATCCAGATACATTGAATTTGACTGATGATATTGAGGTGAAAAGTTATTGGTTCCAGTGCTTCAGGGAGTTGGTGAAGAAGTTCGCCATTCAGGCTAGAAAGTGAGCATTTTTTTGTCGCCGGAAGGTAAATAGTGCGTTATCACTAATGCTAATACCACGGTAAATATTTTCCTACAGAAGTGAACTCGATAGTGATGATGCTTCCGAACGATCTGAGAGATTTCAACGGGATTTTCTCCACAAGATGAACTCACTGGGAGAGAGTACAGAGTAAGTGACGGAGTCAAATCTTTTGGGCATAGATGAAGGCAACACccattgggtttttttttcagaaatggaGAACCTATCACGATAAGAACGCTGTTGGACTTGAATGAGGCTTGTTTGCGTCAACATGGTTTCTCTGATCCTTGGCGAGAGCAAAAGATTCTGGAGAATAAAACAGCACTGCGAATGCTCCGGCTCCGCCTCGATGAGGTGGACAAACTCAGGGACAATGCAAAGTGGATTGAACTGGTGAGAGGACTCCTGGCGGGAAATATGTTTGACTGGGGTGCCCAGGCTGTCTGTGAAATACTCGAAGCGAACAGCTCTTTTGGCCTCAATGAGGCCCTAAGCTACATTCAGCCACGTCCATGGCTCATTGATGGTCTCGATGCGTGGCTGGCAAGGTTGCAAGTAATATTTTGCCCTCATTCCCCATACAAGGTCCACTGAATCCAATTAacttatcacaaaaaaaaaatacttccacCAACACTTCCAGGGACCAATTCACAAATGTGCCGCTATTTTTGTGGACAACAGTGGCTTTGACATCATCCTGGGAATTCTGCCATTTGCCCGAGAGCTCATCCGACGTGGCACAAAGGTTATCCTGTGTGCCAATTCGGAACCTGCTCTGGCTGATATTACATACAATGAACTAGAAAGCCTCATGAGCAGTTGCTGTGATCAATGTAGCATCCTTCGCGAGGCATATACTTCAAAGCGCTTGATGGTCCTGCCCAATGGTCAAACGGGTCCCTGTCTCAACCTCAGAACACTCACACCAGGTTAGTGACCAAGATATTATATCGAAATCATGGAAAGTATTCTCGTggaaaaaaacccaattttccTCACACAGAGTTgacctttgaaaaaaaaagtttctaaaattttccgcttaaataaatacaattaaagaaattagggacaagtttgtaaaacaattttataagTCTCTAAATATGCGTATTCAATGAACCTTGAATAAATTTCACGGAATTTTAAATTGGATATGCTTCAAATCTagtttaaatttctaaattaacttgcattaaatccattaaataaaaaaaaatagtaaattaaaGGGATATATCCTAGTCCATCTCGAATGTTTTTtatctctttcgtctcttttgggactctgagtacccaaagaagcatatgaatattctatgaaaaacaatgtttttaattattcagaattgataaaaatccaatttttgtggatgattacaaactataaggatgtccaaatgtaagatattttttgtaggactttaattaattcctgagcttagatatttttgattaaaaattgtgaaattggcttgcagcatatgttgcggtccggaaagagttaaaatcttTTTAGCAgagattcttaaaaatttcagcttctgtggtcagaagataGAAGGAGGGTcccagtcaaaattccgaaagccaaaatcacgaacgccaaaattccgaaagccaaaattcttaaaagtgtcatagctactcccatatTTGTATTCGCGCCTGATggaggcaaatggaaattttatgtgtcttgggaaattattctacgcattattctccatataatttcaacctattcaggattttgaacattcgacattttggctttcggaattttggcgttcgagattttggctgccaccggatcAGAAACATTATAACCATTAAAAATCGTCTTTGGTGGTCATTCGATTGCAAAAAACAagcaatcagtaaaaaaatcaaaatgggtagtacaaaattaaaaatacgcagtaaaatatctaattatggtcaataaaaaacttaaatctttacaaaaatgggtctaatttatatatttaacatttaaaattgttgcagatagaatgtaaagccttttattttccctttgccaaaatatggacgataatatcactgtttcaaattttttttattacttctcaattttaactttttactgctcatttatacaactCATTCAATCCCATTTGTTGTATAACGACTTCTGCAGACGAATTCTATATAAGAaatgacaaagtcatatgataaatttttgtgGTAACTCGAGAAGATGACAACATTACTAAAGATCAATTGATTGATATGAATCGTATTAATTTTTTGGAATTTACTAcacaaaaagtttaaattttgtcatatgacattgtcatacgaTTACATAATTCCCCTAGGAGAGAGAATGGCAGGAGATACCGAGAAGTAGTTTTCGATTTTCGgacacccccaaattttgttttcttaataactCAGCCTCAAAAAGATGGAtcggtctcaaattttagtaatgTTACAGTTGAACCTAAAAACTTCcgatcaaaaaaaatttgatccCTCCGAAGCCCGTGAGTATTTTGAAATTGCTATAGATATGCTTGGAATTGTCCTAGAATTCAATTCTTGATAGAAATTCAAAAAGGTCTTGTTGAAAGCTACAACTTTTCAGAACATTCCAACTTTGTACGACCACCTCTAGGGGAGCTAAGAactaaaaaatcgtttttcgaAAAGTCGAATTATCTCAAAGTccctaattttttattttgaataaaatattgtaattaacGTGAAATCGAGGCTTGTAAATGATTGTTAATGTATCTCAAATCCCGATCCTTATTAGGGGacagcgcgctaccttcggacgaatcaagcttcgcacaattcaattttttctatatgttccttatggatttcacccatagctcttttctgaaaatttgaggcattggactagctattaaaatataatattataatgggccaaattcatttataacacagtgaaaaaaatgatcagcgataagcccagataagcttatggtagctgagttTTTTTATAAGTAACCTTGGAGTGATTGcaattccgagttgcaagcattcCGAGCTTGCTTATAAGTAATCTCAATGACCATAAGCTtatatgggattgttttttcaattttttcgaaaaaatacggCAATactcttttttatttcttacaaTCAGACTACTTGTCGTTGTCGATAGCCTAAGTTGTTCAAAAGGTTCAAATAGTCTTGTCAGTTAGTTTCTGCGTTTCTGTGTTATTCCTCCTGTtccgaaaaaaatcatacatttttttcatacaaaatatataCTAGAAAATGTATGAATTTTTCAGAGCGGAGGGAGTATTACGTTTTTGATGATAGATTTCTCAACATAGCATCCTAATCTAAGACTGACTGATTCTTATAATTACTAAGGCACACTATAAATACTTCAAATTATTATGCCAATAacactttgtaaaaaaaagattgttgtcttgtagaaaataatttatgagaatttttgCGAACTTTATGTTCAATATTAATTGTAGaatatttatgtacagagaatcgtcaatcagattttcgcttaaaaatatatttctatgttttggttgctaaaaaaaatttattaacaatgttaatttatattttttagtgcagcacaattttttgaaaaataatttgagcaTCAAATATTGCTCTCTTTGATGAAAATAAGCATTATGATttggaattaaaaattaaggaaaagaaattgaatatattttcCACGAGAAACTTTCCAATGAATTCGAAAATgtaggcataaaaaaatttctataaaatttctgTTGATTTAGAGCTGTGCGAGGCGATGGTACATCATGAGACAGATTTACTGATAATTGAGGGCATGGGTCGAGCCCTTCACACGAATTTGAATGCAAAGTTCACATGTGACACCCTCAAATTGGCTGTTGTGAAGAATAAATGGTGGGCCAATCGACTGGGTGGTGATACATTTTCCGTCATTTGCAAATATGAAAGTGCAGTATGACCAGAAAATGGGAATCACCACCTCAGTGACTCTATTTGATGGCATTTTATTCAATTAGAATCATTTAAATGATTAACCTGCATCATGAAGCAATCACggttaaatttttgtttttggtgaAGAGAAATTATTGTGTCTTTAATTAgagacaacattttttttagagaaataaatgtttaattttaatgCAGTTTTTACGATTTTCCACAAAATGGTTCTTTATAGCTCAATTTCAGGAAAAATCAATCATGACTATCATTTTGTCACTCCACAAATTGTTCCTAATCATCGATTTCGTATAGTTATCTACGTTTATCTACCAGCACCTCAAAATAGAATCTAAGTATAACAAATAAGAATTTTTACAACGTTTTGACTCAAATTTTAACTGGCATTTGAAAAGACGACACAAacaacaaaataaattaatttacagtgaattaaaaataaatcattttatctctaaatataaaaaaaaaagaaattaatggtAAACCGATAAAAGATTATTTTCGGTTCAAGTGTTTGTCAGTTTTTATTAGAAGAACGAGTCATTATTTTTTGTCTTATTGAGTATAAAGAAGTGGAAAAGCGTCtcaactttgcgaaatgctcgaatccGTGATTTAGATGCTGTACCCTAAATGTAATTTAGCATGATTATCCATTTACTGTTTCACAATCGATTTCaaacatattataaattatccattattttgtaaagtttttaaagcagggtaattgtaccaaatttcgcccagcttgcaatttcggccacttattTGTTccacaaatttccatgaatttttagtttttgcatacaaaaaaaaagaaaagaaaacaaagaaggACGCTTCGCCGAACGAGATTATGTGAACAAGATTTTGAAAACATTctggaagagcaaggaactatgagaatcaagactatcgaaatattactcaaaactatgtccatatttttattcattcttatatgtattaagaatgattttagaggaaaccgagacgataaactatctacaaggtgcCAAATAAGCAACactttttaaaaagaagtaacataaaaatcaatttggtttaaaaattacatttcaaactaaatactttggcgcttgcatgcaactatgccgaagttTGGTAGTTACCCTAATACAATCGTATTAAAATTAGATATGGGTTAAAATTTGTCTCTTTGTATCAAACTGCCCCACCCAGTTTGGAAGTTCAGACTTATAAGAAAAACACAATCTTATAGCTTGCTTAAGCAGGTTAATCCAATCAATTTGGAATTATCAATCCATTCCATGATAACGCCAAGACGATCACAATatctaaaatcaaatttatagcGATACTTCTATGGAAGGAAAAACTTGGAAtgataaagaattttatttcttttaatttttaaaaggcGTGTCTATTGAAGCAGATTAATTGGTACTATTGGCctatcaataaaaaatcaaaaataaagcATTATAGTAGCCTAAAATGTTTTACGATACCTGGGAATTTCGTGAATATTGCTACTAATATATAATTTggagaatattgagaaaaaatcaatttaatttattatgctcaacgcacaataatttttttttgtaaatatgtttccaAAAttgcctataagagtgagcgagatgattagatctAGATATAATTGACACTCGCTGAAATGCCTAAAATATCTTTTCCTTATACCTTAGGCTTTTTACCACTTAAGTGTTGTTAAGGAGTAAGTGTACTGCAATCAGTAATATTCTCAAATATTGTGCGTTTTTTTTGCTCAGACTTAAAGAAAGatcaatatatttaaatattctggAGCGCAAacagtaaaagatatcgacttccagccTTCATGACTTTTCCCATAAATGAACATTATCTCAAAAAATTCCTCCTCtcgaaaacaatgttttttaatttatttcgaaaacggttcttagatttttttttacttttcggaTGTGTTTTGATGAAGGTattcaaggtgaatatttcaatccatattgaattttcaaaagtcaaACTTCAGTCCCGGTGGAGGGTCTATTTTTTCAACCGATATccttaaatttggatattttggaaaggtcttgaaatttccaacctggCTGCATCGATCTCGATTGGTACTGAATCTGTAAAGTATTTGTATAGGTATCTCTCCGAAAAATGTTTCGACGGTCGAAGTTACACCACTCTGGAGGTATTATTTCTCAAgcttgcttaaatttggattttttgaagatcttgaaattttcaaccatACTGCATCAGCCTTAATCGGCAAAGTACCGATAAATTTATCttactcaaatattttttttttaagttttttaattgTCCAATAGCTTGTACTAAGGCTAAAGgtgaaacggtaagagatattgacttataATATTAAATGAGCCCCCCCcccaataaattaaaattatctaaaaCGACTTTTtcaaaactataattttttgatttatttttaacacggcttctaattaattttattttcggatatgttttaaaaagtatcgagacgaacatttcgtccaatcGTTCAGTTATGGAAGTAATTGTAAATTATTCCTTTTATTGGTTTTCAATGTCAAATGTTAAAGtcctctaaaattattttacagctTTATGTTTTAAGGCTTCTATAAGTATACATGCTCAAAGCATCCAAAATTTCGCATTAAAAAGATATTAGGAAAACATTGTTTAATTTATTAGATTTAAAAATACACTTTAAAGTACAGAGACAACCTATTGTAGTAAAGGGCAAGAATATTAAATCTTTAGTAAAAATACTTCGCTTCTTACATAGAAAacgaaataggggaaactggggcaccaccaaacacggggtagcaccaaacactgcaattttttaatagaatatttGACTTCAGAGACCAAGACTTATACAAATTTATAGGttttatagggatgcttgtccactgtagaaatggttgagatagtccaagtagtttagaaataaaaattagtgtttggtgctaccccgtgtttggtggtgccccaatttcccctatttcTTAAATGTTTGTGATGTCCTATTTTGGGCTTATAAAACGCTCGATAATCGTACAACCTAACTAAAAAGTTCGtagtttatgttttttttcacaaacactgttcgtaaccatatttttgttttgcatttttttattttacaaacatttgctcgTAAATGATCGTAAAGAAACGATCAAATGtacctaatgccctagacacacttacgacttaagccgagagacgacttagtggaaaatgatggaaatgtagtatgattgttatttctaatataattatacgggcttcagacctaagacttagccatttGGCTtgactcctctaattcctaatcaggcgcgatattttagaaaattgttgtttaaaattagattattagggcaaatgattcattaggttttgaaaaatcaataaaattgcttattatttagatttttgggaccttcgggaactatgggctaaacctccagtctgaaaccggcgttacgttaagccgtctctcgactaatcctcagatctgtcaaggccctaaaataacaataaatgttGGTCAAGTGATCATttaacgaacaatgtttgtgaagcaGTGCAAacttttgcgattttttttagtgagttacatgatttacgaacatttcgtaagtcccagtcagtaaaaattcacaaatatttacgaacattttgtgTAGTAAAAACTAATAGTTGTCTCTGTATAATAGAAAAATgcattcaaatatttataaagatCAATATTTCACAACGATGAACTCGAAAAATCCagtttcaaaattccaatttatttaatctttacCCCTGCAGTCGCGTTTCATCTTATCACACAAAAACAAACAACTCATCATCATAACATAATTTAGAATACTCAATTATAATTCGAAGCTTGTAGCACAAAACCGCTAGAGATATCGAGTCTAGTCTAGAGAGTCTAGTTTTCTACAGGGTGTCTAGAGGCCCGCAAAAAATctgataaattattaattattatagaATTTCTTCATTCTCCACATGCAATGCAATGCGTAAATGTCGCTTTTTGTGAGAGATGCTGTCTGAAGAAATTTGTTGGCTCATGTAACGATAACGGTAGATGGTTCTTGATATGGATTCCTGGAATTAGTTTGCATGATGGTAGTTGTTCCTGAACCGTATCCATTCCTCTGGATGACCTCAGTTCTTCCGCCACGTCTGTAAACATCACTGCGTGAATATTGAGCAAAAGCCCGATTATGGGGTATTTCAAACATAATCACAGTTCGACCAGAGCAAGAAATTATCTAAAATTGACTTGAATTAATCTAAATTGATAATAAAGACACTATTGCGGATGATTTTACCGTAGTTAAGAGGAGAAATGCCAAGTATAATGAACTTATCTTGAGGGAGAACATCTTTTTGGGGGACACTTTCGAAATTAACTGTTGAACTTGAAAGGTAGAAACTGACTAAAGATGAAATATTTCAGGTGTTTTATACCATGAAGATTGCGATCAGTCATTGTGGAAATTACCATGGGTTTAATTAGGATTTAATTGAGGGATAAGATGGTATCTCTATATTGCACAAATTTATTTGCGGAAACTCAATTGATAATCTGACATGGGATCATAACGTAATTTCTGATCGCGTGTCGTGGctccaaaatttccatttaagattCAGTAGTTGTGGAACTGTCTTCGGAATTCTGGCCAGGCTTATCCATAGGTCCTCCTGCTTGGCCAGGTGGTGTCATTGGGGGTCCACGTCCTTGACCAGGTGGTGGAGGAGGCATACCTCCTGGTGGTGGACCTTCAGGACGGAATGGTCTGCCACCACGGACACCATCTG is from Phlebotomus papatasi isolate M1 chromosome 1, Ppap_2.1, whole genome shotgun sequence and encodes:
- the LOC129809312 gene encoding aurora kinase C, translated to MNRKPIVGGKENALQPLQHGNIASQAQQIPEKLLQPQGLVTSTPVVVNKEAPMMPSMREVGGKNENSQGSSSKEDSNEKTDSRHREQKSKPEGASAETEKSKKVWSLSNFDIGRLLGRGKFGNVYIAREKETKFVVALKVLFKKQIQDSGVEHQVRREIEIQSHLRHSNILRMYGYFHDDARIYLILEYAPKGTLFAAQKQQPNNRFEEAQTAGYIKSLASALIYLHEKNVIHRDIKPENLLLGYKGELKIADFGWSVHEMNSMRTTLCGTLDYLPPEMIQGKPHTKTVDLWNLGVLCYELLCGEAPFMAEGYAETYKKISRLDYKVPPYVSKPAVHLMSQLLVLNPDGRLPLPQVMMHPWILLHTTAS
- the LOC129809324 gene encoding 4'-phosphopantetheine phosphatase; its protein translation is MSCPLLLDAEKYNPDTLNLTDDIEVKSYWFQCFRELVKKFAIQARKSELDSDDASERSERFQRDFLHKMNSLGESTENGEPITIRTLLDLNEACLRQHGFSDPWREQKILENKTALRMLRLRLDEVDKLRDNAKWIELVRGLLAGNMFDWGAQAVCEILEANSSFGLNEALSYIQPRPWLIDGLDAWLARLQGPIHKCAAIFVDNSGFDIILGILPFARELIRRGTKVILCANSEPALADITYNELESLMSSCCDQCSILREAYTSKRLMVLPNGQTGPCLNLRTLTPELCEAMVHHETDLLIIEGMGRALHTNLNAKFTCDTLKLAVVKNKWWANRLGGDTFSVICKYESAV
- the LOC129809360 gene encoding ubiquitin-like protein 4A, encoding MKVTVKQLQGTGCDIEISEQALVQDLKVKIAESMNVPVTHQKVLRMGVALVNNRTLKSYDIKDGTKLMLLMKKPDTLEEAIHRSFLKFYTTEQADRLTKAFMEDFSKRMSQLSLDDIEQMASMYLQQQKAPQ
- the LOC129809372 gene encoding acidic proline-rich protein PRP25-like, with translation MKSLTLAFIAICMIVLIQSAEGNEERRRPGPPDGVRGGRPFRPEGPPPGGMPPPPPGQGRGPPMTPPGQAGGPMDKPGQNSEDSSTTTES